A region of Solibacillus isronensis DNA encodes the following proteins:
- a CDS encoding ABC transporter ATP-binding protein has translation MSTAKIEINKVSKSYGEKSPTVLKDVSFNIKHGEVIAILGKSGCGKSTLLNCIGGFETINQGQILLDGTAVTKPSKRCIMLMQNYGLLPWRSVRKNVELGIENSDLSTAEITKRAAHYLQMVGLEDRANSLPSELSGGMQQRVAIARALAIQPEVILMDEPFGALDTFTRYYLQDELKQIQQREKMTIVLVTHDIDEAIYLADRILIMKPNPGEIHKEVVLKLPKERNRADTDFQHYREIIFNEFQFTHDKAAIEFNI, from the coding sequence TTGTCGACAGCTAAGATTGAAATTAATAAGGTTTCAAAGTCGTATGGAGAAAAAAGTCCGACAGTATTAAAAGATGTTTCCTTTAATATAAAACACGGCGAAGTAATTGCCATTCTGGGGAAAAGCGGTTGCGGTAAAAGTACATTGCTAAATTGTATCGGTGGCTTTGAAACAATTAATCAAGGGCAGATCCTGCTTGATGGGACTGCCGTTACAAAACCTAGTAAGCGCTGTATTATGCTTATGCAAAATTACGGACTGCTGCCATGGCGCTCTGTTCGGAAAAATGTGGAGCTCGGGATTGAGAATTCAGATTTATCAACTGCAGAAATTACAAAAAGAGCGGCCCATTATTTGCAGATGGTCGGATTGGAAGACCGCGCAAATTCATTGCCTAGCGAGCTGTCGGGCGGTATGCAGCAACGCGTCGCAATAGCCCGCGCACTTGCCATTCAACCGGAAGTTATTTTAATGGATGAACCGTTTGGAGCGCTTGATACATTTACACGCTATTATTTACAGGATGAATTGAAACAAATCCAGCAACGCGAGAAAATGACGATTGTATTAGTAACCCATGATATCGATGAAGCGATTTATTTAGCAGATCGCATTCTCATCATGAAGCCAAATCCTGGTGAAATTCATAAAGAAGTTGTGCTGAAGTTACCAAAGGAACGGAATCGTGCTGATACGGATTTTCAGCATTACCGTGAAATTATATTCAATGAATTCCAATTTACTCATGATAAAGCAGCAATCGAATTCAATATTTAG
- a CDS encoding GNAT family N-acetyltransferase has protein sequence MKKVTLVPQALSYAKEIHRLSQEPEVKNALGLPTQSLEDTENFIINTLMEESEGKTISRIILNEKDQLIGITTLMFIDQSNKHCHIGSWIGVDYWGQGYNLASKIELLKIAFEYLHLEVVFAGARTVNLRSQKAQEKLPFISLNIEQQFPEEHLLLEKRQKQPCILNAVFRDDFLNYLYPTQKERKI, from the coding sequence ATGAAAAAAGTCACATTAGTTCCACAAGCACTTAGCTATGCTAAAGAAATCCACCGATTATCACAGGAGCCCGAAGTAAAGAATGCACTCGGACTCCCTACACAATCTTTAGAGGATACGGAAAACTTTATCATTAATACATTAATGGAGGAATCTGAAGGGAAAACTATTTCCCGTATAATATTGAATGAAAAGGACCAATTGATCGGGATTACGACACTAATGTTTATCGATCAGTCCAATAAGCACTGCCATATCGGAAGCTGGATCGGAGTGGATTATTGGGGACAAGGCTATAATCTGGCCTCTAAAATAGAACTATTGAAAATAGCATTTGAATACCTGCATCTTGAGGTAGTATTCGCCGGGGCACGTACAGTCAATTTACGTTCTCAAAAAGCACAGGAAAAACTCCCGTTTATATCCTTAAATATCGAACAGCAATTTCCCGAAGAACATTTGCTGCTGGAAAAAAGACAAAAGCAGCCGTGTATTTTAAATGCTGTTTTCAGGGACGACTTTCTCAACTATTTATATCCAACACAAAAAGAGCGGAAAATTTAG
- a CDS encoding carbon starvation CstA family protein: MNAITLVIGAICILVIAYRFYGIFFTKKVLKINEDTPTPANEKNDGQDYVPTNRWVAFGHHFAAIAAAGPLVGPILAAQFGYLPGYLWLLIGAVIGGAVHDAVVLFASMTKGGKSLSEVMREELGPVAGFCTGLAMLFIITITMAGLSMVILGALAENPWGTFAVAATIPIAMLMGLINKFTGNLKISTILGVILLIGAVFYGPSIQGTWLGDVLTLDRETLSIILPIYAFFAAALPVWFLLAPRDYLSSFMKIGVFVALIIGVFIINPAIQFPAIIPDFLGGGPIVAGPVWPFVSITIACGAISGFHAFVGSGTTPKMLNRWDDIRVVGFGAMLVECVVGVMALIAATVLHPADYFAINSSPEAFAKLGMTVVDLPVLSEAIGMDLEGRTGGAVTLAVGMASIFSGVEWFSHLTAYFYQFVIMFEAVFILTAIDAGTRTARYLIQDFLGNVYKPLKKTDWLPGAIGASALACIMWGYLLNSGDIASVWALFGVSNQLMASIGLVCGVTFVLKVADKRIYVLTCFIPLVYLYITVNVAGFWMVKNVYWNEMAGGYNILNGILSIIMLTLGLIIVITSFIKWRELWAHPRFTKQATAN; this comes from the coding sequence ATGAATGCGATTACACTAGTAATTGGGGCAATATGTATTTTAGTAATTGCCTATCGTTTTTACGGAATTTTCTTTACAAAAAAAGTATTAAAGATTAATGAAGATACGCCAACACCTGCAAACGAAAAAAATGACGGACAAGATTACGTTCCGACAAATCGTTGGGTAGCTTTCGGGCATCACTTTGCAGCAATTGCAGCTGCAGGACCGTTAGTTGGACCAATTTTAGCCGCGCAATTTGGTTATTTACCGGGTTACCTTTGGTTATTAATTGGTGCTGTTATTGGGGGAGCTGTACACGATGCTGTTGTATTATTTGCTTCGATGACAAAAGGCGGGAAGTCATTATCGGAAGTAATGCGTGAAGAACTTGGGCCTGTCGCTGGTTTTTGTACAGGATTAGCGATGCTATTCATTATTACAATTACAATGGCTGGTTTATCAATGGTTATTTTAGGAGCTTTAGCAGAAAACCCTTGGGGAACATTTGCAGTTGCCGCAACAATACCGATTGCAATGCTCATGGGTCTAATCAATAAATTCACAGGTAACTTGAAGATTTCAACAATACTTGGGGTCATCCTCCTTATTGGAGCCGTTTTCTACGGACCGTCTATTCAAGGGACTTGGTTAGGTGATGTACTAACATTAGATCGTGAAACATTATCAATTATATTGCCGATTTATGCTTTCTTTGCGGCTGCTTTACCAGTATGGTTCTTATTGGCACCTCGCGATTATTTAAGCAGTTTCATGAAAATAGGAGTATTTGTTGCTTTAATCATTGGTGTGTTTATTATTAACCCTGCAATTCAGTTCCCTGCAATTATTCCAGACTTCCTGGGAGGCGGTCCGATCGTTGCTGGTCCGGTATGGCCATTCGTTTCGATTACAATCGCTTGTGGAGCTATTTCCGGTTTCCACGCATTTGTTGGATCAGGAACTACACCGAAAATGTTAAATCGTTGGGATGATATTCGCGTAGTTGGTTTTGGTGCAATGCTCGTAGAATGTGTCGTTGGGGTAATGGCACTGATCGCTGCAACTGTATTACATCCTGCAGATTACTTTGCGATTAACTCATCACCTGAAGCATTCGCAAAATTAGGAATGACAGTAGTTGATTTACCGGTGCTTTCAGAAGCGATTGGTATGGATTTAGAGGGACGTACTGGTGGTGCCGTAACACTTGCAGTCGGTATGGCATCCATATTTTCAGGGGTAGAATGGTTTAGCCATCTAACGGCTTACTTCTATCAATTTGTTATTATGTTTGAAGCTGTATTTATTTTAACTGCAATTGATGCAGGTACACGTACAGCACGTTACTTAATTCAAGACTTTTTAGGAAATGTGTATAAGCCGCTGAAGAAGACGGATTGGCTTCCCGGGGCAATTGGGGCAAGTGCATTGGCCTGTATCATGTGGGGATACTTATTAAATTCAGGGGATATCGCTTCTGTCTGGGCATTATTCGGTGTATCCAATCAGTTGATGGCTTCCATTGGTTTAGTATGTGGTGTAACATTCGTGTTGAAAGTAGCAGATAAACGAATTTATGTTTTAACTTGCTTTATTCCGTTAGTGTATTTATATATTACGGTAAACGTAGCAGGATTCTGGATGGTGAAAAATGTTTACTGGAACGAAATGGCCGGTGGTTACAATATTTTAAACGGTATTTTATCGATTATAATGCTGACATTAGGATTGATTATTGTAATTACATCATTCATAAAATGGCGTGAACTTTGGGCACATCCTCGTTTCACAAAACAAGCAACTGCTAACTAA
- a CDS encoding KGG domain-containing protein: MANNNKRNQNQNDGSMTVQEAGRKGGEATSNNHGREFYEEIGRKGGEASSGNNQNGNNNNNNNSGGKMSREEAGRKGGEASRKNNNSNNNNNKNNS; the protein is encoded by the coding sequence ATGGCTAACAACAACAAACGTAATCAGAATCAGAATGACGGATCAATGACGGTTCAAGAAGCGGGTCGTAAAGGCGGAGAAGCTACATCTAATAACCATGGTAGAGAATTTTATGAAGAAATCGGCCGTAAAGGTGGAGAAGCGAGCAGCGGAAACAACCAAAACGGTAATAACAACAATAACAACAACAGTGGTGGCAAAATGAGCCGCGAAGAAGCTGGCCGCAAAGGCGGAGAAGCAAGCCGTAAAAACAATAACAGTAACAACAACAACAACAAAAATAACTCATAA